The following are encoded in a window of Staphylococcus piscifermentans genomic DNA:
- a CDS encoding nuclease-related domain-containing protein: MTTNTLEYLQALEGRCQLSDTEQAQFNQITKGQEGETLLATALDNVPDINYIADLQLGEKYHETQIDFVVLTPQSIFLIENKHYQSSYQFTDGHLYSRNHKRVDNPFLQMHDARECFMHHFPELSHQFKIMSILTFSHPQFSLRGDLSAQGTYFLPNEFHQFKHLFSYGKTPKLLFIKKQILSKNTNLEEKYMTVKRRPLHEVASGIKCPHCKKIILECGTDISSSNYIVCSYCHSSLKKSALIYAALKDLYLIKGEPITSREARHWIGDVGISRHSIYTILKKNFKSKGDKFYIHYFL, translated from the coding sequence ATGACAACTAACACCTTAGAATATCTCCAAGCATTAGAAGGCCGCTGTCAGTTGAGCGACACAGAACAAGCACAGTTCAATCAGATTACAAAAGGGCAGGAGGGGGAAACCCTTCTCGCAACAGCACTCGATAATGTACCAGACATAAATTATATAGCTGATCTGCAACTAGGAGAGAAATATCACGAAACACAAATCGACTTTGTAGTCCTCACGCCGCAATCCATTTTCCTCATTGAAAACAAACACTATCAAAGCAGCTATCAATTCACAGATGGCCACTTATACTCTCGGAACCACAAACGTGTAGATAATCCTTTTTTACAAATGCATGACGCACGCGAATGCTTTATGCATCATTTTCCAGAACTCTCCCACCAATTCAAAATAATGTCTATTTTAACCTTTTCACACCCTCAATTCAGCCTGCGAGGCGATTTATCTGCGCAAGGTACTTATTTCCTGCCCAATGAATTTCATCAATTCAAACACCTCTTCAGCTATGGTAAGACCCCCAAACTTCTTTTTATTAAAAAGCAAATTCTTTCGAAAAATACAAACCTTGAAGAGAAATACATGACAGTAAAACGCCGCCCGTTGCATGAAGTGGCAAGCGGAATAAAATGCCCACATTGCAAGAAAATAATATTAGAGTGCGGTACTGACATTTCGAGTTCAAATTATATTGTATGTTCGTATTGTCATTCTTCGTTAAAAAAATCAGCACTTATATACGCAGCTTTGAAAGATTTATACCTTATCAAAGGGGAACCAATTACCTCCAGAGAAGCAAGACATTGGATAGGAGACGTTGGCATATCCAGACATTCGATTTACACAATTCTGAAGAAAAACTTTAAAAGTAAAGGAGATAAATTTTATATACATTATTTCTTGTAG
- a CDS encoding CPBP family intramembrane glutamic endopeptidase, which produces MINNPFDSPKVMKRDFGLIPLYFLLLNVGQVIVLGVGLIVIETFHMKIPHNSNAIASGFGDIISFSLLFYIFYKMHQSYIIPIVLERIKQAKAYIWLVIITYIVYLIIDHAYSYALQFLPKHYQFEESQNQSLIIQQFDTPWLWPVLFLTTGILGPIAEELIFRHVLIHELGKKITYIGAAVLSTLFFAVLHLHAGSSPFEFIPYLYGGFFLVFVYLKSGKNLAVSCMLHILNNSVITLSIIYQQLFQ; this is translated from the coding sequence ATGATAAACAATCCATTTGATTCGCCGAAAGTCATGAAACGTGACTTTGGGTTAATTCCACTGTATTTTCTACTGCTTAACGTCGGCCAAGTTATCGTACTCGGTGTTGGGCTTATTGTCATAGAAACTTTCCACATGAAAATTCCGCATAACAGTAATGCAATTGCGAGCGGCTTTGGTGACATTATTAGTTTTTCGTTGTTGTTTTATATTTTTTATAAAATGCACCAATCTTACATTATTCCGATTGTCCTTGAAAGGATTAAGCAAGCGAAGGCCTATATCTGGCTCGTTATTATTACTTATATAGTCTACTTGATTATAGATCATGCTTATTCCTATGCTTTGCAATTTTTGCCGAAACACTATCAATTTGAAGAATCTCAAAATCAATCTCTGATTATTCAACAATTCGACACACCGTGGTTATGGCCTGTACTCTTTTTAACTACTGGCATACTGGGACCGATTGCCGAAGAATTAATCTTTCGTCATGTATTGATACATGAACTGGGTAAGAAGATTACTTATATCGGGGCAGCTGTTTTATCGACACTATTCTTTGCAGTATTACACCTGCATGCAGGATCGTCGCCTTTTGAATTTATTCCTTATTTGTATGGCGGTTTCTTTTTAGTATTTGTCTATTTGAAATCAGGTAAAAATTTAGCAGTCTCCTGTATGTTGCATATTCTCAATAATAGTGTAATTACATTATCCATTATTTATCAACAACTGTTTCAATAA
- the ppx gene encoding exopolyphosphatase — protein MMKRIGLIDIGSNTIRLVVFEYDKETGLSEIQNIKTPARLSQYLEDDLTMNQEGIDVLIDSLESFKKVADAYKVDELHPIATAAIRQSKNRDDILKQTKKKLGIKISIVPELDEAFYGFYAIINSTDIENGLSVDIGGGSTEVTLFKDKELIHSHSFPFGVVTLTRKFFGDKAHDDKDAIKKMQKFLEKEFSALSWINNQKVALVGVGGSARNTARIHQSEVSYPIGGVHCYSMSGKDLDQVFALIKESSRDDLTNLDGLSRDRVDIILPAVAVFKALFKQVDATQFTFSRKGLREGYVMNHLNQKYPDAFDRFNVQDRALYQLSNAYKHEQAGAEQRVVLARDLLEQLTELDTISLSDKEKRLFEQAAYVYYLGRFIDSDSGSQHTYYIISNSMIDGFNHHDRVKLAMMASFKNKSLLKFYNNETGWLDSDELSDLQSLGGIIKFIDALNVSHTNPVKRVELEKKDKDHYILNAFHTDNPIAEEYQANRQKKHLEKVLKAKVSINFTKS, from the coding sequence ATTATGAAACGCATTGGTTTAATTGACATCGGTTCCAACACCATCAGACTTGTTGTCTTTGAGTATGATAAAGAAACAGGTCTTTCTGAAATACAAAATATTAAAACACCAGCACGACTTAGTCAATATTTGGAAGATGATTTGACTATGAATCAAGAAGGGATTGATGTATTGATCGATTCCTTAGAAAGTTTTAAAAAAGTGGCAGATGCTTATAAAGTTGATGAATTGCATCCAATCGCAACAGCAGCGATTCGTCAATCCAAGAACCGCGACGATATTTTAAAACAAACGAAGAAGAAATTAGGCATTAAAATTTCGATTGTGCCTGAATTGGATGAGGCATTTTACGGATTTTACGCGATTATCAATTCCACTGATATCGAAAATGGACTTTCAGTCGATATCGGAGGCGGCTCTACTGAAGTCACACTTTTCAAAGATAAAGAACTTATTCATTCGCACAGTTTCCCATTCGGTGTCGTTACTTTAACACGTAAATTCTTTGGTGATAAAGCGCACGATGATAAGGATGCTATTAAAAAAATGCAGAAATTCTTGGAAAAAGAGTTCAGTGCATTGAGCTGGATTAATAATCAAAAGGTTGCATTAGTCGGTGTCGGCGGTTCTGCACGTAATACTGCGCGTATTCATCAATCAGAAGTTTCTTATCCTATCGGAGGCGTGCATTGTTATTCAATGTCAGGTAAAGACTTAGATCAAGTGTTCGCTTTGATTAAAGAGAGTTCACGTGACGACTTGACGAATTTAGACGGCTTAAGCCGCGACCGTGTCGATATTATTTTACCAGCCGTTGCAGTGTTCAAAGCTTTGTTCAAACAAGTGGATGCGACGCAATTTACTTTTTCTAGAAAAGGTCTGCGTGAAGGTTACGTGATGAATCATCTGAACCAAAAGTATCCAGACGCATTTGATCGTTTTAACGTTCAAGATCGTGCACTTTACCAGTTATCAAATGCGTATAAACATGAACAAGCTGGCGCTGAGCAACGTGTCGTGCTAGCAAGAGATTTATTAGAACAGCTGACTGAATTGGACACGATTTCTTTATCCGATAAGGAAAAACGTTTATTCGAGCAAGCTGCCTATGTTTATTATTTAGGACGTTTCATCGATTCAGACTCAGGTTCCCAACATACGTATTACATTATTTCCAACTCAATGATTGACGGTTTCAACCATCACGACCGAGTGAAACTTGCTATGATGGCAAGCTTTAAAAACAAATCGTTATTGAAATTCTACAATAACGAAACAGGTTGGCTCGATAGTGATGAACTGAGCGATTTACAATCATTAGGCGGTATTATCAAATTTATTGATGCTTTGAATGTTTCGCATACAAACCCTGTGAAACGCGTTGAACTTGAAAAGAAAGATAAAGATCACTACATTTTAAATGCTTTCCACACTGATAATCCAATTGCGGAAGAATATCAAGCAAATCGCCAAAAGAAACATCTTGAAAAAGTTTTAAAAGCAAAAGTATCTATTAACTTTACAAAATCTTAA
- a CDS encoding DUF1307 domain-containing protein, producing the protein MKRSFLAIVLLLAGIFLLAACGKDQSKTYEGDIEGADVITTLTYKGDKLLKQSSILTINYDENGISKSEAEQILDEQEKVFKGVDGVSYKKEIKKDKAIQKIKIDYETDNVKKMTKKLGITGPEKGKDYVNVKDVERAMKKAGFEEKKPLKDND; encoded by the coding sequence ATGAAACGTAGCTTTCTAGCAATAGTGTTGCTGTTAGCGGGCATCTTTTTATTAGCAGCATGTGGGAAAGATCAATCTAAAACCTATGAAGGCGACATCGAAGGCGCTGACGTCATCACAACGTTAACTTATAAAGGTGATAAATTACTTAAACAATCCAGTATATTGACGATAAATTATGACGAAAACGGTATATCAAAATCAGAAGCTGAGCAAATTTTAGACGAACAAGAAAAGGTATTTAAAGGCGTTGACGGCGTTTCTTATAAAAAAGAAATAAAAAAAGATAAAGCTATTCAAAAAATCAAGATTGATTATGAAACTGATAATGTGAAAAAAATGACTAAAAAACTCGGCATCACAGGACCTGAAAAAGGTAAAGATTATGTGAATGTCAAAGATGTGGAACGTGCTATGAAAAAAGCAGGCTTTGAAGAAAAGAAACCATTGAAAGATAATGACTAA
- a CDS encoding CPBP family intramembrane glutamic endopeptidase: MSNPSARNKDTKQPTKATDTTHTPYDTSKVMKRDFWLIPLYIILLNIVPFLLILPFWVYNNSTHVKIPKTTETFILTLGTLIGEIILLLIFYLMHRKYLIPLAIKRFSQAKQHILLIISAYIAMMLATAAYNGLMKLLPKAYQFTETQNQLVILKMFDNPWAWPVLFLDIVILTPFVEELIFRHLIIHELGKKIGYMTGAVISALLFAFAHVTGAHSPFEYGTYLIMASALVFVYMKSGRNLAASISLHMLINLLGFISIVFQYIT; encoded by the coding sequence ATGTCGAATCCATCCGCAAGAAATAAAGATACAAAGCAACCAACGAAAGCTACAGATACAACTCACACACCATACGACACATCGAAAGTAATGAAGCGGGATTTTTGGCTCATCCCGCTTTATATCATTCTATTAAATATCGTTCCATTCCTATTAATATTGCCGTTTTGGGTATATAACAACTCCACTCACGTAAAAATTCCCAAAACGACTGAGACATTTATTTTGACGCTAGGCACCTTAATCGGGGAAATCATCTTATTGCTGATTTTCTATTTAATGCATCGCAAATATCTGATTCCGCTTGCCATCAAGCGTTTTTCTCAGGCGAAGCAGCACATCTTGCTGATTATCTCAGCATATATCGCAATGATGCTAGCTACTGCTGCTTACAATGGACTGATGAAACTATTGCCGAAAGCCTATCAATTTACTGAAACACAAAATCAACTTGTCATTTTAAAAATGTTCGATAATCCATGGGCATGGCCAGTGCTCTTCTTAGATATCGTAATTCTGACACCGTTTGTAGAAGAACTCATTTTCCGCCACCTGATCATCCATGAACTCGGTAAGAAAATCGGTTACATGACAGGAGCAGTCATCTCCGCTTTACTTTTCGCATTCGCACACGTGACAGGCGCACATTCGCCCTTCGAATACGGCACTTACCTGATTATGGCCAGTGCGCTCGTTTTTGTATACATGAAGTCAGGCAGAAATTTAGCAGCTTCCATCTCCTTGCATATGCTGATTAACTTACTAGGCTTCATTTCGATTGTCTTTCAATATATTACTTGA